The region AAACTTGGATTATTTATAAATAACTTCTATTTAAGTTTTTCATACTCTTTGCAAGATGCGGATATTCCATTCTCACAAGCTTTTTTAAAGAGTTGTTTTGCCTTTATTTTATTTTGCGTTACTCCGCTTCCTTGTAGATACAAGATGCCAAGATTAAAGCATCCATGATTTAGTCCACCATCACATGCTTTTTCAAATAATTTTTTAGCTTCAATATATTCTTTTTTATCTCTCATATAAATATTTCCAAGTTCATAACATGCCAAGAGATTGTCTTTATTGCATGACTTTGTGAAGTATTCTTTTGATTTTACAAAATTTTGAACTACAAATTGTCCATTTTTATATATATTTCCTAGATTATAACAAGCTTTAGCATTACCTTTTTGACAGGCTATATCATAGAACTCTATACCTTTTGCTGTATCTCTTTTTGCACCGTTTCCTTTAAGGTACATAATTGCAACATTAAAACAGCTCTTATCATTACCAGATACACAAGCTTTAGAAAAAAGTTCTAGAGCTTTCGTGTAGTCTTGTTTTATATTTGTTCCGCTATATAACATTAGTGCAAGATTGTAACAAGATTTCATATCTCCAAAGTTACAAGCTTCATCCCAAAGAACTATAGCATCTTCATAGTTTTGTTCATTGTATTCATACATACCATCATCAAAATTAGCTTCTAGATTTATGGTAAGTAAAATCATAAATACCAATAATATTTTTTTCATAACAAAACCTTTCAAATAAAATATTTTTTAAATATTTTTTAAATATTCACTCATAAAACGTACACCGGCTCCAGTTCCACCATAAACGTTACAATCCCATGGAGTTTCTGTGTATGCTGAACCAGCTATATCAAAGTGCATCCATTTATTTTTATTTTCATCTTTTATAAATTTATCCAAAAATAGTCCAGCTGTTATTGCTCCACCATAAGGTTTTGAAGAGACATTAGAAATATCTGCTATCTCACTTTTTAGAAGTTTTTTAAGATGTCTATTAAAAGGAAGTGAACCAGCTAACTCTCCAGATGCAGATGCCGCTTTTGAAAAATCATGTTTTAGTTTGTGAGAGTGTCCCATCATACCTGTTGTGTATTGACCAAGAGCAACCATACAAGCACCTGTAAGAGTTGCAAAATCAAAGATTCCATCAGCTTTTACATTTTCTTGAGCATAAGTTAAAACATCTGCTAAAACTAAACGACCCTCAGCATCTGTGTTTCTAACTTCTATGGTAGTTCCACTTCTTGAGACTAAAACATCATCAGGTTTGTAAGCATTTCCTCCAACCATATTTTCAACCGCTCCTATAAAAGCGTGAATCTCAACATCTAGTTTTAGCTCACTAGCAGCCTTTATCATTCCAAGAACTGCACAAGCTCCAGCTTTGTCCATTTTCATAGTTACCATTGAAGTAGAAGGTTTAAGGCTTAATCCACCACTATCGTATGTAAGACCTTTTCCAATTAGTGAGATAACTTTTTTTGGATTTGCAGGTTTGTATGTTAGGTGTATAAGCTGACTTTGATGAATAGATGCACGACCAACTGCAAGCATAGCGTTCATTTTTTCTTTTTTAAGATCGTCTTCAGCAAGTATATCGCACTCTAGAGAGTTTGAGTCTGCTAGTTTTTTTGCCACTATTGCAAATGTTTCAGGATTTAATTCTTGTGGAGCTTTATTTACTATATCACGAGTATAACAAGTTGCATTTGATATTATAAGTGCTTCATCAAAAGTTGTTTTTAATTCTTCAAAGTCAAGTTCATTAGTTGCAAGATAAATCTCTTTTAAAGCTATCTCTGTTGGTTTTGACTTATACTCATTAAATTCATAAGCACCTAAAATCACACCCTCAACCATAGCAGATAAGGAGTTGTTTTTAATAACACTAAACGTGGCACTTTCATAGTTTGAACTCTTTAGGGCTTTTATCATACTAGCACAAGCACTTCTTATATCATCACTTTTTTTGCTATCAGTTCCACAAAAAAGCAAGCCTTTTTCATGCAAAAAACATATAGAATCTTGTTCCGCTTTGAAGCCTGCTTGGTTTAAAATTTTAACTTCTGAGTGTTCTTTTAAAGAATCTGGAGTTAAAAACTCTACTAGGATATCTGCCTTAATATCACTGATATTTTTGTTTAATAGTTGAATGTTCATAAAGTTTCCATGTTGTTAAATTATTTGAGAGATGGTATCTAAAAGAGTATAAAATATAGTTTACTTATATGATGTAAAAGAGTTAATATTCCTTAACTACCTTTTAATAATTTGAAAATTTCATCTGTTATTTCTTTAGTCAAGTCACCTTTGCTGCTTATGCCGTTTGATAAAGATGTAACGACTGAATCTGTTTTGAAGTCATACCACATATCTCCATGATAGCCTATTACTGCTCCATTGTGACCTAGTCTAATTGAGTTTTTATCGTAAACTAACCCTGAAGTGTAATATACAGCTTTTGTTATCTTTTTTCCATGCAGTGAATATTTTATATAATCTTCTTTGTTGATTATACTGTTGTTAATAATGGCTCTCATCCAAATGTTTATGTCTTGAGTATTTGATATGATGTTTCCGGCTGACCAGACATAAGACTGATCCATATCACTCCAGTCATCTGCTATGCCATAATCATTTACATCTTGATAACCTCTTGATGTGGAACTAAGAAGTTCATTGTTTATAGGTACATATGTATGTTTGAGGTGAAGTCTATCAATTATTATTTCTTTTATATACTCTGCGTAAGTTTTTTTAGAAATTTTCTCAATTAGCATTCCAAGTATGATGTAGTTTGTATTTGCATAAGAGAATTTTTTCTCTTTAGTGTAACCAAGTCTCAAAGCCTCTTTAATGAGTACTTTTGGGTCTAAATGAGATTTTGAATCATTGTATATAAAATTATTTATAATGGCTTTGTCATCGTCATCTTCTATGTCATTAATGTAGCACTTTAGTCCACTTGCCATATTCATAAGCTCTAGTATTGTTAAAGAGTTTAATTTTTTTGAATCAAATTTTAAATATTTAGAAATTTTATCATTTAGGTTTAGTAATCCATCTTCATGCATTTTTAGCACAGATAAAGCTGTAAAACTCTTTGTGATACTGCCAATTCTGAATGTTGTTTCATCAGTAATTTTATCTACTTTGAGTTTAGATTTATATCCTCTGTTGATAATAACTGTTCTTCGAAATTTTGGAGAGTCAATACATACACTTAATCCTAAAATATTATGCTCTTTCATCTTTGAAGTAACAATATTTTCAATCCCTTTTTTTAACTCTTTTTCTTTTGAAGAAAGTGTTGAGCCATATAATGCAGAAGTTATAAAAAAATAGTATATAGATATGAATAAAATATATTTTAGTTTCAATCGAATTCCTAAGAGATGCTTTAGATTATGTTCCACCTCAAAAGAGGATGGAGTTTAATCGAAGTGAAGTAAATCTTTAGCTTGAATCATATCTTTATCTCCACGACCTGAGAGGTTTACAATGATAAGCTTGTCTTTTATATTTTTCATTTTTTTAAGATGTGCAACTGCATGGGATGTCTCAAATGCAGGAATTATTCCCTCTTTACGACTTAACCATACAAATGCTTCTATCGCTTCTTCATCAGTAGCATTATCATATGTTACTGATTTATTGTCACTGTGAAAAGAGTGTTCGGGACCAATACCAGGATAATCAAGTCCAGCTGAGATAGAGTGAGCTTCAACTATTTGACCATCTTCATCTTGAAGTGTATAGCTCATTTGACCGTGCAGAACACCTGGACGACCTTTTTTAAGTGAACAGCCATGTTTATCAGTCTCAATGCCAAGACCACCAGCTTCGATGCCAATACACTCAACTTCTTCATCTTCTAAGAAGTGCTGAAAAGTACCTATGGCGTTAGAACCACCACCAATACAAGCTATAACATGATCTGGAAGTCTTCCCTCTTTTTCTAAAATTTGTGCTCTGGCTTCCCAACCTATAATAGCTTGAAAATCTCTAACCATCATAGGATATGGATGCGGACCTGCAACAGTTCCTATAATGTAAAAAGTATCTCTTGCATTTGTTACCCAGTGACGGATGGCTTCATTCATTGCATCTTTGAGAGTTTTGGAACCACTCTCAACAGCATTTACTTTTGCACCTAAAAGTTTCATACGAAAAACATTTAACTCTTGACGGGCTGCATCTTTAGCACCCATAAACACTTCACACTCCAAGCCAAGTAAGGCACAGATAGTAGCAGTTGCAACCCCATGTTGTCCAGCACCTGTTTCGGCTATGACTTTTGTATAACCAAGTCTTTTTGCCATAAGTCCTTGAGCTATAACATTGTTTACTTTGTGAGCACCTGTGTGATTTAAATCTTCTCTTTTTAAGTATATTTTTGCACCAAGTTCATCAGAAATATTTTTAGCATAGTAAAGTGGAGAAGGGCGACCAACATAATCTTTTAGATAGTAATCAACTTCTGCCCAAAAGTCCTTGCAAAAACGAATCTCATCATACTCTTTTTTTAGCTTAAGCAAAGCAGGCATAAGCGTTTCAGGAACATAACGTCCACCAAAAATACCAAAGTGACCATTTTCATCTGGATCAAATTTTGAAGCTACGGGAATATACATCAATCAACCTCTATTAGTGAGTAAACTTTAGTTTTCTTTTCTAGTTCTTTTATACCATCTAAAAAGCTAAGACCAATAATAAAACAAGCTTCAACACACTCAGCACCTGTCTGGTTTACAAGTGTAGCAGCAGCATTTGCAGTTCCGCCTGTAGCTATTAAATCATCTATAATAAGAACTTTAGCATTTGGAATTTCACTAAATGCATCTATATGAACTTCTACTTCATCTACTCCATATTCTAGTGAATATTTTTCACTAATAGTAGTGTAGGGAAGTTTTCCTTTTTTACGAATAGGAACAAAACCAAGACCTAGCATCTGGGCTAAAGCCGCACCAAATATAAATCCTCTAGCATCTATACCAGCTATATAATCTAAGTTATACTCTTTGTATCTTTGGTAGAGGTGGTTCATCAAAACGCTATAAGCTTTTTTATTATTTAAAAGAGTTGTTATATCTTTAAAAACTATTCCTGGTTTTGGAAAGTCTTTTATATCTCTAATTGAATCTTCGATTATTTTTCTTTCTGTATCGCTTAGTATCATATTTTTATTTCCCTTGTTTAAAGTAGAGCATCTATACGGCCCTCTAGTGCTTTAATTTTGCCATTTAATCTGTCTGTTTCTTGTCTATGTTTTGAATTTCTCTGTTTTAAAACTTTTAATTCATTTCTTAGTTTTGTTAATTCTTCACTTAAAATATCAACATTTCCAAGTGCGCGTTGAAGTTGTATTTGATATTTTCTTATGAGTATCTCTGCTTCTTGAAGTGTTAACTTCATAAGGTCGTTACCTCTTTGTTCTTTGTTTGTAATACTTTTGAAGTAGTACATTTTTACAAAAAGATAGATAGAGATAATGGATAAAATAGTTAAAAGTGACCATTCCCAAAACATATTTAATTCCTTTAATTTATTATATAAATTTAAGGGAGATTATCCCTTTTTTTGTTACGCCAAAGGAACGAGTCCCTTTGACTACGTTAACACTTAGTTTTCTTCGGCAGAAAGCCCTCGGCACTTGTGCCTCTTTGAAGCCTTTTAAGCTTTTCTCGTTCCAGCTCTCCTGAGCTGGAATGGATAGATTTTTATTTTATCGCCTCTATCTTTTCTCGTTCCAGCTCTCCTGAGCTGGAATGGATAGATTTTTATTTTATCGCCTCTATCTTCTCAACACGTCCACAGTGTCTTCCACCATCAAAACTAGATGCAAGCCAAGAGTCTATTATGGATTCAGCTACACCTTTTCCAACTATTCTCTCGCCAAAGCAAAGAACATTTGCATCATTATGTCCTCGTGCTACCATTGCTGTGTAAGCATCGTGACAAAGTGCAGCTCTGATGCCTCTAAAACGGTTTGCTGTCATGCTCATACCGATTCCAGAACCGCATATAAGAACGCCTTGAGAGTTGGCATCTGCTAAAACTGCTTGTGCTACTTTTACGGCATAATCAGGATAGTCAACTCTATCCTTTGAAAAAGGACCAAGATCTATAACATCGTGACCTCTCTCTTTTAGTAGTTCAACTGTATAGTTTTTTAAATCAATTCCTGCATGATCAGTTGCTATATAAAATTTCATTTTTTTCCTTTTAAGTTAGTAAATTTAGTATTGTTTGTACCGGCATAAGTAGCAAGTATGTTTTTAGTGGTGTCATTAATACAATTAAAACTATGATGATTCCATATTTTTCATTTTTGTAAAAAAATTCTGCCACAGCGTTTATTTTGTATTTTAAAGCTAGATGCATCAAAAAATGAGCTCCATCAAACTGCGGAATAGGGAGCAGATTAAAAACTCCTAAAACTACATTTATGATAAGTGATTGAAATACAAAAAGATACAAAAAAACATATACTAAAGAGTCAGCAGTTGTTGGTTGTACCATAGCTATAACGGCTATAGATGCTAAAGTTGCCATTGTAAAGTTATAAACTATTCCAGCTAAATCAACTTGCATAGCTGCATTGTAGCCTCCACTTCTGATGACTGTAGCGGTATTTATAGGAACAGGTTTAGCCCAACCAAATAAAAAACCACTATCTCCTCCCAAAAGTATAGGTAAAAAGTACATTGTAGCTGGGACTATAATAGTACCAACTAAATCAACATGAATGAGAGGATTTATAGATAATCTTCCAGCATTTTTAGCTGTGTTGTCGCCATACATATAAGCAACCCAACCATGCATAATTTCATGTCCAATAATTGCTACTACAAGTGCAAGAACAGCTGCTGCGATTTTTAGTATATCAATAGATTCCATGATCGTCTTTATCTTCTTCTATTCTTTGAGCTATTGCTAAATCCAAGTGACTTGCTTGCTCTAAATCTGTTGGAGTTTTCCCCATTCTGTCCCATCTAATTTCCCATTTATCACTTAGTGAGAAGTAAACAAACCAAGGAGTTCCCTCGATGTTATCATAAGGAACTGCACCCCAGAAACGACTATCGTTTGAGTGGTCACGATTATCTCCCATCATAAAGTAGTTGTCTTTATTTACTCTAATTGGAGCAAAGTGAAAAAGTGGCATTGGATATCTGCCATTATTTTGGATCTTTTCATCATGATGAATACCAGGATGCTCTTTCATATATGGATTTTTAACCCATAATTTTCCAGCAAAAACTATGATTTCATAATCTTTAAAATTTTCTTGTATCCACTCATCGCCTTCACTGTGATGAAGATATAAGTTTTTATCGGCAACAAAAAGTTCATCACCAGGTAGCGCTACACATCTCTTTACATAGTGTTGTTTAGTATTGTGAGGTGGTCTAAATATAACTATATCTCCGCGCTTTGGTGTATCTCCATCAATCAAACGAAGTTTATCACTCCATGGCATTATAGACATTTCTAAAAAAGGAATATGAGGCATAGAGATACCATAAGCAAATTTTTTAGCAAAAAGATGATCACCTACAAGAAGTGAGTCT is a window of uncultured Sulfurimonas sp. DNA encoding:
- the trpB gene encoding tryptophan synthase subunit beta, with the protein product MYIPVASKFDPDENGHFGIFGGRYVPETLMPALLKLKKEYDEIRFCKDFWAEVDYYLKDYVGRPSPLYYAKNISDELGAKIYLKREDLNHTGAHKVNNVIAQGLMAKRLGYTKVIAETGAGQHGVATATICALLGLECEVFMGAKDAARQELNVFRMKLLGAKVNAVESGSKTLKDAMNEAIRHWVTNARDTFYIIGTVAGPHPYPMMVRDFQAIIGWEARAQILEKEGRLPDHVIACIGGGSNAIGTFQHFLEDEEVECIGIEAGGLGIETDKHGCSLKKGRPGVLHGQMSYTLQDEDGQIVEAHSISAGLDYPGIGPEHSFHSDNKSVTYDNATDEEAIEAFVWLSRKEGIIPAFETSHAVAHLKKMKNIKDKLIIVNLSGRGDKDMIQAKDLLHFD
- a CDS encoding site-2 protease family protein, with amino-acid sequence MESIDILKIAAAVLALVVAIIGHEIMHGWVAYMYGDNTAKNAGRLSINPLIHVDLVGTIIVPATMYFLPILLGGDSGFLFGWAKPVPINTATVIRSGGYNAAMQVDLAGIVYNFTMATLASIAVIAMVQPTTADSLVYVFLYLFVFQSLIINVVLGVFNLLPIPQFDGAHFLMHLALKYKINAVAEFFYKNEKYGIIIVLIVLMTPLKTYLLLMPVQTILNLLT
- the lepB gene encoding signal peptidase I; this translates as MKKVLHKAYKFSNSWTGTIVIVLFVIFFIAQAFRIPSGSMKDSLLVGDHLFAKKFAYGISMPHIPFLEMSIMPWSDKLRLIDGDTPKRGDIVIFRPPHNTKQHYVKRCVALPGDELFVADKNLYLHHSEGDEWIQENFKDYEIIVFAGKLWVKNPYMKEHPGIHHDEKIQNNGRYPMPLFHFAPIRVNKDNYFMMGDNRDHSNDSRFWGAVPYDNIEGTPWFVYFSLSDKWEIRWDRMGKTPTDLEQASHLDLAIAQRIEEDKDDHGIY
- a CDS encoding adenine phosphoribosyltransferase, translating into MILSDTERKIIEDSIRDIKDFPKPGIVFKDITTLLNNKKAYSVLMNHLYQRYKEYNLDYIAGIDARGFIFGAALAQMLGLGFVPIRKKGKLPYTTISEKYSLEYGVDEVEVHIDAFSEIPNAKVLIIDDLIATGGTANAAATLVNQTGAECVEACFIIGLSFLDGIKELEKKTKVYSLIEVD
- a CDS encoding serine hydrolase domain-containing protein, encoding MKLKYILFISIYYFFITSALYGSTLSSKEKELKKGIENIVTSKMKEHNILGLSVCIDSPKFRRTVIINRGYKSKLKVDKITDETTFRIGSITKSFTALSVLKMHEDGLLNLNDKISKYLKFDSKKLNSLTILELMNMASGLKCYINDIEDDDDKAIINNFIYNDSKSHLDPKVLIKEALRLGYTKEKKFSYANTNYIILGMLIEKISKKTYAEYIKEIIIDRLHLKHTYVPINNELLSSTSRGYQDVNDYGIADDWSDMDQSYVWSAGNIISNTQDINIWMRAIINNSIINKEDYIKYSLHGKKITKAVYYTSGLVYDKNSIRLGHNGAVIGYHGDMWYDFKTDSVVTSLSNGISSKGDLTKEITDEIFKLLKGS
- a CDS encoding leucyl aminopeptidase: MNIQLLNKNISDIKADILVEFLTPDSLKEHSEVKILNQAGFKAEQDSICFLHEKGLLFCGTDSKKSDDIRSACASMIKALKSSNYESATFSVIKNNSLSAMVEGVILGAYEFNEYKSKPTEIALKEIYLATNELDFEELKTTFDEALIISNATCYTRDIVNKAPQELNPETFAIVAKKLADSNSLECDILAEDDLKKEKMNAMLAVGRASIHQSQLIHLTYKPANPKKVISLIGKGLTYDSGGLSLKPSTSMVTMKMDKAGACAVLGMIKAASELKLDVEIHAFIGAVENMVGGNAYKPDDVLVSRSGTTIEVRNTDAEGRLVLADVLTYAQENVKADGIFDFATLTGACMVALGQYTTGMMGHSHKLKHDFSKAASASGELAGSLPFNRHLKKLLKSEIADISNVSSKPYGGAITAGLFLDKFIKDENKNKWMHFDIAGSAYTETPWDCNVYGGTGAGVRFMSEYLKNI
- the rpiB gene encoding ribose 5-phosphate isomerase B, which translates into the protein MKFYIATDHAGIDLKNYTVELLKERGHDVIDLGPFSKDRVDYPDYAVKVAQAVLADANSQGVLICGSGIGMSMTANRFRGIRAALCHDAYTAMVARGHNDANVLCFGERIVGKGVAESIIDSWLASSFDGGRHCGRVEKIEAIK
- a CDS encoding tetratricopeptide repeat protein; the encoded protein is MKKILLVFMILLTINLEANFDDGMYEYNEQNYEDAIVLWDEACNFGDMKSCYNLALMLYSGTNIKQDYTKALELFSKACVSGNDKSCFNVAIMYLKGNGAKRDTAKGIEFYDIACQKGNAKACYNLGNIYKNGQFVVQNFVKSKEYFTKSCNKDNLLACYELGNIYMRDKKEYIEAKKLFEKACDGGLNHGCFNLGILYLQGSGVTQNKIKAKQLFKKACENGISASCKEYEKLK